One part of the Haliaeetus albicilla chromosome 9, bHalAlb1.1, whole genome shotgun sequence genome encodes these proteins:
- the CAPN10 gene encoding calpain-10 isoform X3: protein MLGEKKQLILKRDLYTDPTFPASDTSIFFDYCTPLAQFRGEISWLRPKDICSTPRLFSNNLQDVQVKQGILGDCWFLCACVALQKSKYLLNKVIPPGQPSWTDESYQGCFTCRVWQFGHWVEVTIDDRLPCLGGKLCFSQCQTEDLFWLPLLEKAYAKVHGSYEQLWAGQVADALVDLTGGIAERWTLKGPERNMEKEKTGMVLEKAVFRRLMNLKEQCVISCSVLSSRQGASELGEFHAFIVIDMLNLSEVSGKEIFLLRIRNPWGRRCWRGPWCEGGQGWSQLDPVVASELLSQIQEGEFWVDEEEFFREFDEVTMGFPVNEEGQLQSLYTEKVLYHSQNLFGSWVRGRSAGGCRNNSSFPTNPKFWLRVCEKSEVCIALLQKHRKYSPDWAGRIKNLTRLAEENLSLTEGTQGKNYQAVGLHVWKVEKKRFNLPKTLSAPPVVGTICHSYDREVHVCCDLSPGFYLVVPSTFLKDAVGNFLLRVFSTGRISLRTRKKQCESYPPSALPR, encoded by the exons GACATTTGTTCTACTCCTCGGTTATTTTCAAACAATCTGCAAGATGTGCAAGTGAAACAAGGAATTTTGGGAGACTGTTGGTTCCTGTGTGCCTGTGTAGCTTTGCAGAAGAGTAAATACCTACTGAATAAG GTGATCCCTCCAGGTCAGCCCAGCTGGACAGATGAGTCGTATCAAGGCTGTTTCACTTGTCGAGTCTGGCAGTTTGGACACTGGGTGGAAGTGACGATTGACGATCGTTTGCCTTGCCTTGGTGGTAAACTCTGCTTTTCCCAGTGTCAGACAGAGGATTTGTTTTGGCTTCCACTATTGGAAAAAGCTTATGCAAA agtGCATGGATCTTATGAACAGTTATGGGCAGGTCAGGTGGCAGATGCTTTGGTTGATCTGACTGGAGGAATTGCTGAAAGATGGACCCTGAAAGGCCCTGAAAGAAacatggagaaagagaagactGGCATGGTTTTGGAGAAAGCAGTGTTTAGAAGATTAATGAATCTGAAGGAACAGTGTGTAATAAGCTGCTCAGTCCTTAGTTCCAGACAAG GTGCAAGTGAACTAGGAGAATTTCATGCCTTTATTGTAATAGACATGTTGAATCTGTCTGAAGTGTCAGGCAAGGAAATCTTCCTACTGCGAATAAGAAATCCTTGGGGGAGGCGGTGCTGGAGAGGTCCCTGGTGTGAGGG TGGTCAAGGATGGAGCCAGCTAGATCCAGTAGTTGCCTCAGAACTCCTCTCACAGATCCAAGAGGGAGAATTCTGGGTTGATGAAGAGGAATTTTTCAGGGAATTTGATGAGGTTACCATGGGCTTTCCAGTCAATGAGGAAGGACAACTTCAGAGCCTCTATACAG AGAAAGTGCTGTATCACTCGCAGAATCTTTTTGGATCCTGGGTGAGAGGCCGGTCTGCAGGTGGCTGCCGTAACAACAGCAGCTTCCCTACTAACCCTAAGTTCTGGCTGAGAGTCTGTGAAAAGAGTGAGGTGTGCAttgctctgctgcagaaacaTAGGAAATACAGTCCTGACTGGGCTGGAAGAATTAAAAATCTGACTCGCTTAGCAGAGGAAAATCTATCTTTGACTGAAGGCACACAGGGGAAGAATTACCAGGCTGTGGGATTGCACGTCTGGAAG GTGGAGAAGAAACGATTTAACCTTCCAAAGACCCTCTCTGCTCCTCCAGTTGTAGGTACCATCTGCCATTCCTATGATAGAGAAGTGCATGTGTGCTGTGACCTTTCGCCTGGGTTTTATCTTGTTGTTCCCAGCACTTTTCTGAAAGATGCAGTAGGGAATTTCTTGCTTCGTGTATTTTCAACGGGAAGGATCTCTCTCAG GACCAGGAAAAAGCAGTGTGAAAGTTACCCTCCGTCAGCACTGCCAAGATAG